Genomic window (Granulicella arctica):
TGGGAGAGTCGGTTGTGATCAGCTCAGGATGCGCTGCCTCGAGGGCCTTCAGCCGCTCCATGCGCTCGTCGTACTGCGCGTCGGTCAGCTCTGGCGCGTCCATCACGTAGTAGAGGTGTTCATGGTGGCGCAGGTCGTCGCGGAGCGCCTGGATCTGCTGGTCGGGTGTGAGCTCGGAAACCATCCGCCAATTTTATCTGGAAGGCGCGATACGTTCGGTCTTTCGACGACACCATGTTCACGGGCCCCATAGATATTCGAAGAATTCGACAGGAAGACGTTATGAACAGCACCACCACACAAGACCTTCAGATCGATGAGACCGCGCTCAGGGCGCACGTCATCGTTCCCTCAAACATCCTCAACATCACCACGGAGAAGATCGATCTCAAGCAGCCGCCTGCCCACGCCATCCCGCATGGCCCACAGGTGGCTCACCTCAACGGAGCAGGCTTTTGCAATACGCTGCATGCCGCGCTCAAGAACTCCGTGACCGGATATGTCATGCAGCTCCAGCAGCATGGTTCGGTCATCTACACGCTCGAGTGGAACTGGGCGCAGACGCCGTCGGACGTGGCCACGGGCTGGAACCCACAGGTTCCGATGCACGTTGCCAGCCTCAGCAAGATGATCACGGCCATCTCGATGACCAAGGTTCTCGACGCGCACAACATCTCCTACGATGCCAGCATTGCGCCCTATCTGCCCCACTACTGGGTAAAGGGACCGAACATCGCGACCGTGAGCTTCCGGGAGTTGATGACGCACACCTCCGGCTTTACCAATGGCGGCGCGGACTTCCTCTCCGTGAAGGCACAGGTTGCCGCTGGTGTCCCCCTCCAGAAGCACGCGCAGTATGAGAACTCCAACTTCTCTATTCTTCGCATTCTGCTCTCGGTGATCCAGGGCGATATCGCTGTCGGCGCTACCTACGCTGTTCCCTTCAATGATCAGTTCTGGGACATCATCACGATCAACGGCTATCGCAACTACGTCAACGCAAACATCTTCCCGCAGACCGGATCGAACGGCACGCTTGCTCACAACGCCGGCGATGCACTCGCCTACAACAGCCCGGCTACAGGCCATGGCTGGAACTCCGGTGACCTCTCGACGGTCTGCGGTGCCGCTGGATGGCACTTCTCCGTCGCTCAGTTGCTCAAGATCATGGGCTCCTTCCGCCGCGGGAATACCATCATGTCGCCCGCACACGCGCAGCAGATGCTTGACAACATGTTCGGCATCGACTGGAAAGTCGCGCGGCCACTTGATGGCGCCTTCACCTACTCGAAGAATGGTCTGTGGGAGAACGGCTCCGGCCAGACGGAGCAGGCTGTCGCCTTCTACCTGCCTGAGGACATGGAGATGGCCGTCTTCGTCAATTCGCCCATCAACGCTGCTGCGAACTTCCTCGAGAACGTTGTGCGTGACGCGTACAACGGGAACATCGTCGCTTAGCAAAGATGCTGACGGGAGAATCGGCACAACAGACTGATTCTCCCGTCCAACGACCGTCTCCGCTCCAGATCGTCTCGGCATCCTGCATTACGGAACTCCCGGTCTACGCCCAGTGCTTGATCAACAGTGTGTTGAAGGAGTCCGCCTGCATTGTTCCCGGCACCTTCATGTCGCCGATGGTGACATCAACGGGTCGCTCCAGGCTGCTCTCATTGCGCAGGATGACAGCGACACTTCGATCAGGGTTCAGGAAGGCCAGCACGTCGTCGCAGGTGCCGTCGGTGGTCAGGCGCTTCGCTCCCGGCTGTACGAAGTGGCTCACATGCTTGAGAACGTAGTGCTCGTGGTTGAACTGGTAGCTGCCATCCGGCTTAACGGTGATCAGCGAGTTTTGCGGCCAGCCCCAGTGGCTTGCACCGCCGGGTAGCAGCGAGATGTTCCAGTACATGTAGCCGGTTGCGCCATCGGACAGATAATGCTTCATCAGGTTCCAGCAGTAGGCGGCATAACTCCAGTCATTCTTGCCGTCGCCGCACTCCTGCTCGGACTGGTAGATCGTCAGTGCCGGGTGCTCCTTGTGGATGGCAGCAAGCGCGGTCTTGCCCGCCCACTGCAGACCGACACCCTTGATCCAGCGCCCTGCCTCCGGGTCCGCCAACACATGGCTGAGCAGGTCTTTGTTACCCCGCTCCAGCGTTCCGAAGAAGACCTCGACGTTGCGTTTCGCCATCACCGGGCCGAGCCGCCGGATGAACTGAGCGAGGCCTTCCGGCGTCCAGGTACAGCTTGGAAAAGCCTGTGCTGAGTTGAACTCATTCTGCGGCATGACCATGCCGACCTCGATGCCCTGCTGTTTGTAGGCATCGATAAACTTGCCGAAGTATTCGGCGTAAGCCTCGAAAAAGCGCGGCTTCTGGATGAACATGTCCGTACCTTCTTTGCCGACCTGATCGGGACGAATGCCATTCGGAAGCCAGCCGGGAAACTGATCTGCCTCGGCGTAGAACTTGTTGCGTTTCATCCAACTCGGCGGGCTCCACGGCGAAGCCCAGAGCTTGAGTGCAGGGTTGTACCGCTGCGCGCTCTTGATAAATGGCACCAACGTTTCGAGGTCGTTCGCGATGCTGAAATGTTGGAGCGAGAAGTCGTCGGACGTTTCGTCGTAGGAGTACCAGCCGCGTGAGAAGTCGTTCGCGCCGACAGGCATGCGGCAGATCGTGAAGTTTGCGCCTTTGCCCGGTGCGAACATCTCTTCGAAGACGCTCGCGCGATCGGTGGGCGTCAGCTTCTGGAGCGACGTCCAGCCAAGCTCGTTGAAGCATGCGCCGAAGCCTCTGATGGCTGACTGCCCGGCTGGCTGTTCGGTCTCGAGGCTCACCGTCACGTCGAGGGTGTCCCACCGCCAGCCTGCCGGTCGAAGCGGCTGTAGCTGCCATGGTGCCGCCTGTGTGGTCGCGGTCCATGTCGGGGCGTTGGGAGGAACCGTCTCCTGAGTCGCAAATGCTCTTACGGGCAGCACCATTGCTGCAGATGATCCTGCGGCCAGCGTTGTGGCCTTCTTGAGAAAGGTCCGTCGATCCTGCTTCATGGTCAGCCTCGTTACCGCATGGCATCTGCTGCCTGCACCATCATCACACCGCCTCGATGATCAACTGTCAACGCACGGCTTTCCCGTTGCGGTACCCTCTCGAAGCGAACCTCCGCTATGCTGGCTGCATGGAACCAGTGACGCATTTCCTGACCGGGGCATGTTTGGCTCGCACCGGCCTGAATCGCAGGGCCGCCTACACCACGCTCGCCATGACACTCGCTGCCGAGGCTCCTGACCTCGACACTCTGTGGTCCGTTGATGGGCCGGTCGCGGGCTTTCAGCACCATCGCGGATGGACGCACACCTTCCTGGGCATACCGTTCGAAGCCGCACTGGTTGTGGGTCTCATCTGGCTGCTGCACCGCTGGCGGGTTAGGCGCGGGTATCCGACGCTTGCGCCGGTGCGGTGGGGGATGCTCTGGCTCTTCTCCGTAATCGCCCTGCTCAGCCACATCTTTCTGGACTGGACGAACAACTACGGCGTTCGGCCCTTCTTCCCGTTCAACGCGCATTGGTACGCAGGATCGTTCGTCTTCATCTTCGAGCCTGTTCTCTTCGCGATCCTGCTTGTTGCCTTGATTGCGCCTGCGCTCTTCGGGCTGGTCGGCAGCGAGGTCGGTGCGCGGCGGCAGCCCTTCCGCGGTCGAGGCTGGGCGATCGGCGGCCTGATCGCGATGCTCGCGCTCTGGGGCTGGCGGGCATCGGAGCACAGCAAGGCGATCGACCTCGCTACCGCTGGCGACTACGACGGTGCGCAAGTCCGTCGCGTCTTTGCGAGCCCTGAGCCGATCAATCCGTACCGCTGGCATGTTATCGCCGAGCTGCCCACGGCCTTCCAGCTTGGCGTCGCCGAAACGCTCAGCGGCACCCTCACCACCACGCCCGACGACCTGCTTTATAAACCTCCGACGACGATTGCTACACTCCCCGCGAAACGGAGTTGGCTTGGGGAGGTCTACCTTGACTGGTCCTCCTGGCCGATGGTCACCGACATCGGTCCCGATGGGGACGGTTTCACCGAGGTCACGTTTCGCGACCTACGCTTCATGTACGACACACCCTTCATGCGAGGCCGTACGATGCCTCCACTTGGCGGCATCGTCTACCTTGACGCCGACCGCCGGATCAAGATCATGGAGATGAACGGCCGACCGCAACACTAGCGGCTTCCATCCGTCTCATATCCACCGGGCTCTGAAATCGCTGTGACCCAATGCTGCACCAGAGGGAAGCCGCATGTTACGAAACGTCATCTTTGCCAGCCTGCTCGTCCTTACGCTCTGTGCTGCACCTGCTTTGCGCGCACAACAATCGCCTGCTTTGACGCCAGAGGCTAAGCAGCACATCCAGCAGGTTGAGGCCGGACTGACGCCGTCCATCATCCTCAAGGACGACCCCCACCCCACTCATACCCTTGCTGAACGCATGGCCGCGCTCCACATCCCCGGCGTCAGCATTGCCGTTATCCATCATGGTTCGATTGAATGGGCGCAGGGCTTCGGCGTCACCCGTCTTGACGGTCCACCGGTGACCCCGGAGACTCTCTTTCAGGCTGGTTCGATCAGCAAGCCGATCGCCGCTATCGCTGCGCTCCACCTCGTCCAGCAGGGCAAGCTTTCGCTCGATGCCGATGTCAACACGTACCTCACCAGTTGGAAGCTACCTGCCGCTCCTATCACCACTGGCAAGCCTGTCACTCTTCGCGAACTGCTCACGCACACCGGCGGCATTACGGTGCATGGCTTCCGTGGCTACGCAGCAGGTGAGCCCGTCCCTACGCTGGTGCAGGTGCTGAACGGCGAGAAGCCCGCGAATAGCGCACCTATCCGGAGCGAGGCCGCGCCGGGCGTCATCAACAACTACTCCGGCGGCGGCTATACGATCATGCAGCAGATGCTGATCGACATCACCAAGGAGCCCTTCCCAACGCTCCTCCACGACGTCGTCTTCGCACCTATCGGGATGACCTACAGCACGGACCAGCAGCCGCTGCCTGCCGATCGTATGGCTAACGCCGCCACGCCGTATTACACCGATAACAAGCCCGTCCCCGGAGGCCCACATACGTATGCCGAGTTGGCTGCTGCGGGACTCTGGACCACGCCCTCCGACCTTGCACGCTTCGCGATGGAGTTGCAGACTTCGCTCCAGGGCAAGTCGAACCACGTCCTCTCCACCGAGATGACGCGCCAGATGCTGACGCCTATCATGACCTCCGCCGGGCTTGGCCTCTTCATCAGCGGTGCGCCCACGAATCCCTACTTCTCGCATGGCGGCGTCAATGACGGCTTTGAGAGCATGATGGTCGCGTACGAACAGGGCGGCGATGGTGCCGTTATCATGACCAACGCGCAGGGCGGCTCCGCGATCGCGGACGAGATTTTGCATAGTATCGCCGCAGCCTACAATTGGCCGGACTACCACCCGACCGTCCGCACCGCCATTACCGTGGATCCGAAGATCCTCGCCACCTACACCGGCACATTCGAGCTGCAACCAAGTTTCAGCCTCGTCGTTACGGCCGAAGATGGCAAGCTGATGGTCCAGGGAACAGGCCAGCCGAAGTTCCCGGTGTACGCCGAATCCGAAACTAAATTCTTCCCACTCCTTTTCCCTGCCGAGATCGAGTTCGTCAAGGACGATCAAGGCAAGATCACGAACCTGATCCTGCATCAGGGCGGCCATGATATGAAGGCCATGAAGAAGTAACGATCACCTTCACTCTGTTTGAGGAGTTCCGAGTGCCTGCAGCCCCCGATGTCTACGACCTGATCGCCTACCCTGGCTTTGCCTACGCCAACACGCATCCTGATTCATTAGCCACGATGGCCATCCTGCACGGCCTGGATCCGACGCCCGTTGAACGATGCCGCGTCCTCGAAGTTGGCTGCAATGAAGGCTCCAATCTCATCCCGATGGCCTACAGCATTCCCGGGGGGGAGTTTGTAGGCTTCGATCTGGCGAGTGTTCCCGTCGCCCACGCGCAGCAACGCATCCGGCAACTCGGACTTACCAACGTTCGCATCTTCCAGGCGGATATCCTGACCGTCGGTGACGATCCGTCCCAGCCGTTAGGCACCTTCGACTACATCATCGCGCACGGCGTCTATGCCTGGGTGCCGGAGCACGTCCGCGACGCCCTGCTCGCCCTTTGCCGCGACCACCTCGCCCCGAACGGGATCGGCTTCATCAGCTACAACGCCCTGCCCGGCGGTCATCTGCGGGATCTCAACCGGGACATACTTTCGCTGCGCTCCACCGCCTCGGACGACCCGATCGAAGGCATCAACCAGGGTCTTGAGCTGATGCAGTTCGTAATTGAGGCGCGACCGGAGCACGATCCGCTTCGGCTGCTGCTGGAGTCGCAGATCAAACAGCTTCGCAAGCGTGGCCATGGCGTCATCTTCCACGATGAACTGGCTCCGGCACAGAGACCCGTTTCGGTGACGACCTTTGTCAGCCACGCTGGCGGGCACGGGCTCCGATATGTAAGCGAAGCCTCCATGCCGCCTCCGAACGACGCCTGCTTCCAGCCCAAGACCGCCGCCACCGCAAAGGCGATGGCCCATGGAGACTGGCTTGCCGAGGAGCAGATTCTCGACTTCGCCCGGATGCGCAAGTACCGCGAGACCCTGCTCTGTCGCACGGATCGCCCTGTGACGATCGACCTGCGCCTCGATCGTCTCAGCCTTCTGCGCTTCGCATCGCCCGCGCAGGTGGCCACGGCTGCGGACCCCGCAAAGCGCGTCTTCATCCTTCCGAACACGTTACAGATGGAGAGCCAGCACCCGGGAACCATCGCGCTCCTTGACCATCTGATCGCTGCATGGCCATCCTCGGTCCCTTTCGCCGAGATCGCGAGCCTCCTGACCTCGAATGATGTTGCGCTGGACGCCGAGTTCTTCACCCTGCTGATCCGCCTCGTCGTCGCGCGCGTCATCACGCTGCACACCTGGAAGGCTCCAGTGAGCAGCCGCGTTGGGAGGCGTCCGCTTGTGAGCGCCATTGCGCGGCAGGAGGCATCGACCGCCGATACGGTCACTACGCTGCTCCACACGACCCTCAGCGTCGCAGACCCTGTCGTCCGGGAGTTCGTTCTTCTGCTTGATGGCTCACGAGAACGGGGAGCACTCCTGAAAGCGTTCCAGCAGGCCCATCCTGACCAGCCCGAGGCATCGATCGTTGAAGGCATCGAGGCCACCCTGCAACTTCTGAACCGGGCTGGTACGCTCCTCGCGGACAATGCACAGGAGGAGACCGACCAGCAGGATTGAGTTGACCCACTGCTTCTGAAGGCCCAGAATTGAGACTGGCAGCTTCTTGTGCGCCTCCGTGTCTCTCCGGATTAAGGATCTTCCCCATGACAGCCTATGTAGCTCTCCTCGTCGCAGTTCTCAGCCGCCTTCTTCCCCACGCCTTCCACACCACCAGCGTCGGCTTTACTGCGGTGGGTGGCGGCCTGCTCTTCTTCGGAGCACGCCGGAGTCGCTGGCAGACGGTCTTCGCCGTGCTTGCCCTGATGGCGACCGACTACTACCTCACCGTCTGCGCATACTCCTACGCCTTCCACGCCAGCCACTATGTTGTCACCTGGGTCTGGTACGCGGCGGTCTGCCTGATGGGTCACCAGCTTCTCGCGGGTAAGCCTTCGGCCCTCAAGGTGGGTGGCGCAGTTCTCGCCTCGTCCACGTCGTTCTTCATCCTGAGCAACTTCGCGCTCTGGGCTGGCGGCACGCTCTACGCCCATACGCTTGCCGGTCTCGGGACCTGCTTTGTCACGGCGATTCCCTTCTACGCGAACGACGCCATGTCGACCGCTATCACCGCCGGCGCACTGTTTGGCCTACCCGCTCTTGCAGCCAGCATCGCTGAGAGTCTGCATGACGGACAGATCGCAAAGGCCTAACACGGATCAGTGCGGATGACACGAATTTGAGTGCAGCAGATCTTGCACTGATTGGTGTTATCCGCACTGATCGGTGTTAAGTTTTGTCTTCCTCTTCCGCGGGGAACTTTACTCCCCGCTTTCCATCGAAGAGCTTGCGGATCACGTAGATCGCGAGTAGCAGGAGCAGCACCCCACACCCGGCAAGGACCAGGCCGAAGTGATGGTGGAGCGCGCCCATTGCAGTTGTCAGAATCTTCTGTCCGAAGAAGATGATGAGGAACGACACCACCACGAAGCGGATGAACTTGCCCAGAAAGATCGCGCTGAAGTACCAGACCAGCCGCATCTCGAAGACGCCCGCAGCAAACTCGAACAGCTTCACGGGGAATGGCGGCGGCGCCATCGCGGGTAGCATGATCGCGAGAAACTCCTGCTTCTCGAAGCGATCGCGCAGCTTCTCGTAGCGCTCGCGATTGATCCGCTTCAGCAGGAAAAGCTCGCCGCCCGCACGACCAAGGAAGTAGGGCAGCAGGCTGCCGACGGCCGAGCCCAGCGCGGCCATCAGGCAATACACCACGGCCCGCGCATGGTCGTGTACGACGTAATCCACCACCATCGCATCGAGCGGCATGGGAATCGCCGCCGAATCGATCACCGCAATCGCGCCCACCCCCCACGCTCCCAACGGCTTGAGCAAGGCAAGGATGGCGAGATTCCACTTCATCAGAAAGCCGAAGCGGGAGTGATGCGGCGCCACGGCTCCGGCGGCGGCTACAGGATTAAATCTCATGGCTGGTCCTTGCCTCAGGACTACTTGACTCGGAGTTGCCAGGCTCATGGCTGCTCGGCTCATGCGAGGTCAGCCCTGCCAGCAGGTCGAGCGCATGGGGCAGCAGAGGCAGGATCGCCGCCAGCGAGGTCTCGGCACCCGCCGGGCTGCCCGGTAGATTCACAATGAGCGTGCTCCCCACCGTCCCGCAGACGGCGCGGCTCAGTGGCGCGAGTGGCGTGTGCTGCAGGCCATCGGCGCGCATCCGCTCCGCAAGACCCTCCACCAGCCGTTCACAGACCATCCGCGTCGCCTCGGGCGTCACATCGCGCGCGGCCAGCCCCGTGCCACCCGTGGTGACGATCAGGGATGCCGTGCGCGCGTGGTGCCGCAACGCTTCAACGATCTCGTCGAACTCGTCCGGCAAGACATGAGCCGCAGGGTTATGGGCACCGGCAGCAAGCAGCAGGCGCACCACCGCTGGACCGGAGAGGTCCTGCTGGGTGCCCTGAAAGCAGCGATCGCTAATCGTAAGGACTACTGTGCGGATATCGGAACGGAAGCGCGGAATCACAGGGCTTAGTTTACGGTACGGGGCACCGCTCAGCGTTAACAGATCACGCTATGGCTGCGAGTAGTAGCCCGTCCGCGTTCGTGCCGTCAGCCCTGGCTGACCAACCTGCACCTGGATCTGGTGATATTCGTCGGCATGGTCGGAGGGCGGCGCGTCGAACGAAATCTCGTAGTAAGCCTTCGTGTCGTCCATCACACGCTGTAGTTCGCCCGTAATGTCGTTGTTGGAGTTCAGCACGAGACCTCCGCTCTGGGTGGCGAGCACCTGCAGCCCAAGGTCGCCGAGATCGACCTTGCCCGCCTTGCTGACACCCTTGACGAACTCCTGGTAGTACGAGCTTCGCAGAACCGACTCACTCGCTCCGAGCGGATCGACACTGTAGAGCGTCATGCGCGCCTGCCGCATCTTGTTCGACATGTCGATGACCTCGGCGAAGATCTGGTCCTGCTGCTTGCGGTCGAGATCGACAGCCGGACCCGAGAGCAGCGGCCAGCCCGGCGAGATCCACAGGAGAATCTTGCGTCCTGGCCGGGCCGCCTCGCGTGCCGTAAGCTGCCGCAGGGCCACCATGGAGAGCTGGAACCGGTCCGACGCGCCATAGAAACCCGCAGACCGTCGAATATCCCGCAGGCCAATCGTGAACTTGTCCAGATCGGCGCTTAGCGCGTTTCCATCGGTGGAGAAGCCGTCCTGCACCTGCGTTCCCGTGTCCGTAAAGATCGCCAGCGACGTTGGGTGTGCCAGGTGGCCACCGTTGGCCTTCAGAAATGCTTCTATCTGCTGCCGCTCGTAGGCCACGCTCTGGAAGTTGGTGTTGACCGCGTCGACAAGGAGGACCACCTCGATCGGTGCCTGATCGGCGGTAAGCGCCTTGAATGAGGTAAGCGGGCGCGCAACCTTGTTATCCAGAAGCGTGAACTCCGGCTGCTGCAGACCACCTACCGGCTGACCCGACTTCGGCGTCACCACAACATCAAGAACAATCTTGTTTCCCGCATGGGGCGAAGAGGAGAGTGCTTCCTGCTGGGCCAATCCAAAACTTGTAGCAATGAGGGAGCAACCGAGAATCAGGCCGAGACGCGTACTGCTGTACATAAGTTCCCTTCGTCCGAGCGGAAGGCCGAAGTCTCCGTTGGAGCCTGCACGTAAATGCGCAGAGCGTAGATCTTTAGACGCGATTGGAGGCTACCGAGTTTCGGTTATCCCTCTGCCCAGACCATCAAGCACAATAGGGCATGCCTGCCGTCGCTACCAACCCCAACCGAAGCTGGAGCCGCCTCGACGGCGTCGATCTTCTGCGCGGCCTCGCCATCTTCTTCGTGCTGATGAATCACGTCAACATGCGCCTGCTTGGCACAAAGGTTCCGTACGCGAAGGGGCTGCCGGATCAACTCGTCTCCTCGCTCGTGTGGAACGGCCAGTATGGCGTGCAGATCTTCTTCGCCATCTCCGGCTTTCTCATCACCTCGACGACGCTGCGCCGCTGGGGATCGGTCGCCCGCGTGAGCATCTGCGACTTCTACCTGCTTCGCTTCGCCCGTATCGGACCGCTGCTGCTCCTGCTGCTGGCCATCCTGAGCACGCTGCACCTCGCGCACGTCGATGGCTTTATCGTCGGCCACAAGACCGGCGGCCTTGGTCGCGCCCTGTTCGCCGCACTCACCTTTCACATCAATCTGCTCGAAGCCCATCGCGGCTACCTTCCGCCAAGCTGGGACATCCTCTGGTCGCTCTCCGTCGAGGAGATGTTCTACCTCTTCTTTCCGCTCGCCTGCCGCCTCTTTCGTCGGGAGCGCTTCCTCGTGGTGCCGCTGCTCCTCTTCGTGGCGCTTGGTCCCATCGCCCGGTCGCACCTCTTCAATCACAACCCTGTCTGGCGCGAGTACTCCTACCTCGGCGGCATGGACGCCATCGCCCTCGGCTGCCTCACCGCGCTCTTCCTCGCCGGACGGCACCTCTCCCGAACTGCGGTACGACTCCTGTGTGGCTGCGGCGTCGCTGTACTCGTCTTCAGCCTTGGTTTCTCGCTGCGTGCCTACGCCTGGGGACTTGGCCACAACGGCCTCGACATGACGATCCTTGCCGTTGGCACCTGCATGGTGATCGCGGCGGCAGCCGAGTCCCGGTGGCGAGCACCACGCCTGCTCGCGCCGCTCCGCATCGTCGGCCAGCGCAGCTACGAGATCTACCTCACTCACATCTTTGCCGTCCTCGGGCTCTTCAGCTTGTTTCTAGCCGCTGGCAAGCCGATGCGTGCTGTTCCCGCCCTCTTTCTCGCCGTCCTCATCGTTGGACCGCTGCTGGGCTACCTGGTCGCTCGCATCTATTCGGAGCCAATTAATCGCCGGCTCCGCGCGCGTTGGAACGACGGACCAAGGCAGCTTGGCTCCGTCGTTGACAGTGGTCAGACAGCCCCGCTCGATTGAACGGAACGACGTGTGCGGCGCTGAGGAGTGTGAACTTCTCACCGAAGCTGCAAAGGATGAGAAAATAGAACCGGGATCGGTGCAACTCGAATCTAATGCGTCCATTTTCCCGATGCGGCGACGATCCGAACTTTATCGGTCCAACAAGCGTCTTACCTACTAGCTCATGCCTGCACCTTTTCTCGAAACACCCCCGAACCCGGTCGAATCATCCCAGACGACCAAGGTCCGCACTGGCCGCTATGGCGAGCTTGAGGAACATGAGATCGTTCGTCTGCTGGATACGCTTGATGACGAGCGCTCCAAAGCCCGCTTTCGCGAATCCATCTACATCTCGGTCTTTGTCTACATCATCGTCTCGTGGTTCGTCTTTTACGGTCCCCGAATCCTTTTTCACCAGCCGCGCCTCGTCAACCCCTTCGACGTATTGAAGCAGCGTGAGATGACCGAGTTGCAGGTCCCGCGCGATATAGCGAAGCAGTTGCAGCAGGCTCAGAAGAGCGGCAAGGCACCGAAGCAGCCAGCCGAACACCAGGTCGATCAGAAGACCCTCCAGGCCATGCGCAAGGCTGCACCGGCTCCGAAGCCTCTGCCTGCGACGCCGCAGCCGCAGCAGGCAGCGACACCTCCTCCGCCACCGCCGGTCCAGCAGGCGCAGCAGACGCCGCTGCCGCAGATTGAACGGCCTACCCAGCCTCAGTTGGAGAAGGTTCCCGATGCACCGAAGCCCTCGCCGAACTTCGGTGGTGGCAGCAAGAGCGCCGGGAGCACCATCCGCGATGCCATACAGGGTGCCACCAAGGATCGTGGCGGCAATGGCGACTACAGCAACGGCATCACGCCCTCGAAGTCAGGCGTCGGTACCGGGGTCGACATCCTCTCGGACACGATGGGCGTCAACTTCGACCCCTACCTGAAAAAGATCATGCGGCAGATCTACAACACCTGGATCCCGCTGATCCCCGAAGAGGCCCGCCCGCCGCTCAACAAGCAGGGCGTCACCCAGCTTCGCATCACGATCATGCCCGACGGCAGGCTTCATGTTCAGGACGGCAGCAACGACGGCATGGTCCTCGAAGGCTCGTCCCACGACGATGCACTCAACCGTGCCGCATGGGGATCGGTCACTGGCGTGGGTCAGTTCCCTCCGCTGCCCAGCGAATTTCACGGCCCAAATTTGACCCTGCGTATTCACTACCTGGTTAACATGAAGCAGGAGTAGTGGACACCCCTGCGGAACTGCAACAGCGACGGCGACAGGTACGTGGCCTCCTCGTGATCGCAGCCCTTGTCCTCGCGGGCAGCCTCTGGCGAGCGGGAGCTGCACGGGTCTTCACTCTCGGATGGTGGCGGCTTTGGTAGACACGCCGCTCATCGTTCTCGCAGGCCCAACGGCAAGCGGGAAGACCGCACTCGCCATCCATCTAGCGGAAGAGTTCGGCGGGGAGATTGTTAGCTGCGACTCGGTCGCGGTCTACCGCGGCATGGAGATTGGCACGGCCAAGCCCTCCGTCGCAGAGCGTTCCCTGGTTCCCCATCACCTGATCGACGTCGTCTGGCCGGACGAGGCATGCACCGCCGGAGACTACAGCCATCTCGCCCGCGAATCGCTCATCGGCATCCGTGAGCGCGGTCACCTGCCCATCGTCGCGGGCGGTACGGGCCTCTACCTGCGCGCGCTGATCGATGGGCTCTTCCCCTCTCCGCCGCGCCAGGACGAGCTTCGGGATCGCCTGCGCAAGAGGGCGGAAGGCAAAGGCGCGGCGTATCTGCACCGCATCCTGTGCCGACTCGACCCTGCTGCGGCGAAGGTCATTCATCCCAACGATGTGTCGAAGGCGATTCGCGCCATTGAGGTCAGCCTGGCGGCGCGACAGCCCCTGACGGAGCAGTGGCAGAAGGGCCGCGATGCGTTGACTGGGTACGGCATCCTGCGGCTCGGCTTGAATCCGCCTCGGGAGCGGTTGTATGAGCGCATCAACCTGCGCGCTGCGGCGATGTTCGAGCGCGGGCTGGTTGAGGAGACGGAGCAGTTGGTGGAGCGATATGGCTTTGAGTGCAGGCCGTTCACCTCGCTCGGCTACGCAGAGGCAATTGCTGTGCTGCGAGGCGAATGCACGCGGGATGACGCTATCAGGCGCGCCCAGCAGGGGCATCGCAACTACGCCAAGCGGCAGGGGACGTGGTTCCGACGGGAGCCGGAGATGCACTGGCTGG
Coding sequences:
- a CDS encoding class I SAM-dependent methyltransferase, with the protein product MPAAPDVYDLIAYPGFAYANTHPDSLATMAILHGLDPTPVERCRVLEVGCNEGSNLIPMAYSIPGGEFVGFDLASVPVAHAQQRIRQLGLTNVRIFQADILTVGDDPSQPLGTFDYIIAHGVYAWVPEHVRDALLALCRDHLAPNGIGFISYNALPGGHLRDLNRDILSLRSTASDDPIEGINQGLELMQFVIEARPEHDPLRLLLESQIKQLRKRGHGVIFHDELAPAQRPVSVTTFVSHAGGHGLRYVSEASMPPPNDACFQPKTAATAKAMAHGDWLAEEQILDFARMRKYRETLLCRTDRPVTIDLRLDRLSLLRFASPAQVATAADPAKRVFILPNTLQMESQHPGTIALLDHLIAAWPSSVPFAEIASLLTSNDVALDAEFFTLLIRLVVARVITLHTWKAPVSSRVGRRPLVSAIARQEASTADTVTTLLHTTLSVADPVVREFVLLLDGSRERGALLKAFQQAHPDQPEASIVEGIEATLQLLNRAGTLLADNAQEETDQQD
- a CDS encoding DUF6580 family putative transport protein gives rise to the protein MTAYVALLVAVLSRLLPHAFHTTSVGFTAVGGGLLFFGARRSRWQTVFAVLALMATDYYLTVCAYSYAFHASHYVVTWVWYAAVCLMGHQLLAGKPSALKVGGAVLASSTSFFILSNFALWAGGTLYAHTLAGLGTCFVTAIPFYANDAMSTAITAGALFGLPALAASIAESLHDGQIAKA
- a CDS encoding YqaA family protein, giving the protein MRFNPVAAAGAVAPHHSRFGFLMKWNLAILALLKPLGAWGVGAIAVIDSAAIPMPLDAMVVDYVVHDHARAVVYCLMAALGSAVGSLLPYFLGRAGGELFLLKRINRERYEKLRDRFEKQEFLAIMLPAMAPPPFPVKLFEFAAGVFEMRLVWYFSAIFLGKFIRFVVVSFLIIFFGQKILTTAMGALHHHFGLVLAGCGVLLLLLAIYVIRKLFDGKRGVKFPAEEEDKT
- a CDS encoding MogA/MoaB family molybdenum cofactor biosynthesis protein, encoding MIPRFRSDIRTVVLTISDRCFQGTQQDLSGPAVVRLLLAAGAHNPAAHVLPDEFDEIVEALRHHARTASLIVTTGGTGLAARDVTPEATRMVCERLVEGLAERMRADGLQHTPLAPLSRAVCGTVGSTLIVNLPGSPAGAETSLAAILPLLPHALDLLAGLTSHEPSSHEPGNSESSSPEARTSHEI
- a CDS encoding VWA domain-containing protein — encoded protein: MYSSTRLGLILGCSLIATSFGLAQQEALSSSPHAGNKIVLDVVVTPKSGQPVGGLQQPEFTLLDNKVARPLTSFKALTADQAPIEVVLLVDAVNTNFQSVAYERQQIEAFLKANGGHLAHPTSLAIFTDTGTQVQDGFSTDGNALSADLDKFTIGLRDIRRSAGFYGASDRFQLSMVALRQLTAREAARPGRKILLWISPGWPLLSGPAVDLDRKQQDQIFAEVIDMSNKMRQARMTLYSVDPLGASESVLRSSYYQEFVKGVSKAGKVDLGDLGLQVLATQSGGLVLNSNNDITGELQRVMDDTKAYYEISFDAPPSDHADEYHQIQVQVGQPGLTARTRTGYYSQP
- a CDS encoding acyltransferase family protein, which codes for MPAVATNPNRSWSRLDGVDLLRGLAIFFVLMNHVNMRLLGTKVPYAKGLPDQLVSSLVWNGQYGVQIFFAISGFLITSTTLRRWGSVARVSICDFYLLRFARIGPLLLLLLAILSTLHLAHVDGFIVGHKTGGLGRALFAALTFHINLLEAHRGYLPPSWDILWSLSVEEMFYLFFPLACRLFRRERFLVVPLLLFVALGPIARSHLFNHNPVWREYSYLGGMDAIALGCLTALFLAGRHLSRTAVRLLCGCGVAVLVFSLGFSLRAYAWGLGHNGLDMTILAVGTCMVIAAAAESRWRAPRLLAPLRIVGQRSYEIYLTHIFAVLGLFSLFLAAGKPMRAVPALFLAVLIVGPLLGYLVARIYSEPINRRLRARWNDGPRQLGSVVDSGQTAPLD